One Benincasa hispida cultivar B227 chromosome 5, ASM972705v1, whole genome shotgun sequence genomic window carries:
- the LOC120077653 gene encoding serine/threonine-protein kinase TOR-like: MATSGQSLRSSSAATSGGNFDSLNRILSDLCIRGHPKEGAPSALKKHIEEAARDLNGETFSRFMDQLYDRISTLLESNDVAENLGALRAIDELIDVALGENASKVSKFSNYIRNVFELKRDPEILVLASRVLGHLARAGGAMTADEVERQVKIALEWLRGERIEYRRFAAVLILKEMAENASTVFNVHVPEFVDAIWVALRDPQLAVRERAVEALRACLRVIEKRETRWRVQWSVIENIVGRLFNVLLISLCLIE, encoded by the exons ATGGCAACTTCAGGCCAGTCGCTCCGCTCCTCCTCCGCTGCCACTAGCGGAGGCAACTTCGACTCTCTCAACCGTATCCTCTCCGACCTCTGCATTCGCGGTCATCCCAAG GAGGGGGCTCCATCAGCATTAAAGAAACACATTGAAGAAGCAGCTCGTGATCTTAACGGGGAAACATTTTCCCGGTTCATGGATCAATTATATGATCGTATTTCTACTCTTTTAGAAAGTAATGATGTAGCTGAAAATTTGGGAGCTTTAAGGGCTATTGATGAGTTGATTGATGTGGCTCTGGGTGAAAATGCTTcgaaagtttcaaaattttctaattatatTAGGAATGTATTTGAATTGAAGCGTGATCCTGAAATTTTGGTCCTCGCTAGCCGAGTTTTGGGTCATCTAGCTAGAGCGGGTGGAGCAATGACAGCAGATGAAGTTGAACGCCAG GTAAAAATTGCTTTGGAATGGTTGCGTGGGGAAAGGATCGAGTATCGTCGCTTTGCTGCTGTCTTAATCCTGAAG GAAATGGCCGAAAATGCTTCAACAGTTTTCAATGTTCATGTACCAGAATTTGTGGATGCCATTTGGGTTGCTTTGCGGGATCCACAACTAGCTGTTCGGGAGCGGGCTGTGGAGGCATTGCGTGCTTGCCTTCGTGTTATTGAAAAGCGTGAGACACGTTGGCGTGTGCAATGGTCAGTTATAGAAAACATAGTAGGTAGATTGTTTAATGTTTTGTTAATTTCTTTATGTTTGATAGAATAA